One window of Papaver somniferum cultivar HN1 chromosome 9, ASM357369v1, whole genome shotgun sequence genomic DNA carries:
- the LOC113308654 gene encoding 65-kDa microtubule-associated protein 5-like isoform X1 — translation MSVPVNKIFSSPILKTTTCGSLLQELQKIWDEIGLSDTERDKMLLQLEQECLDVYRRKVEKASKYKADLHQALAEADSEVANLVSALGEQASISRVKGTLKDQISAIKPVLEDLRRKKDERVKEFQKIQSQIVQLLAQLAGNAHHDNSSDPQVDECDLTVVKLGELKSQLQELQREKTVRVQKVNGHISCIHELCIVMSVDFFETINKVYPSLSDSAHGQPKSISNDTLARLAAVVHSLKQEKQQRLRKLQDLGSTLVELWNLMDTPVDEQNVFHHVTCLICSSTDEISSQGCLALDVIEKTELEVQRLNIVKASKMKELVLKKQKEIEEIYKGVHVDVDSNTEREILNNIIDSGNVDLSDLLAGMDDQIIKAKEQALSRKDILEKMEKWKFAVEEEAWLENYERDQNRYSAGRGAHKNLKRAEKARTLVSKIPSLVENLKAKVIVWEEDKGIQFMYDKVPLLETLRVYNVSRQEREEEKRKTREKKRLQEQHVAEQETLYGTKPSPMRALTSKKPLGQINSNTVGGTPGRHATTPLSRHGISAAKERRDKATAAPIPVNYVALPKDDPPVSLSGLAADSPSQTGQFSR, via the exons atgtCGGTTCCTGTGAACAAGATCTTCTCTTCTCCAATTTTAAAGACCACTACTTGCGGTTCTCTTCTCCAAGAATTACAG AAAATATGGGATGAAATTGGGTTGAGTGACACTGAAAGAGATAAGATGCTTTTGCAACTTGAACAAGAATGCTTAGATGTTTACAGAAGAAAAGTTGAAAAGGCTTCTAAATACAAGGCTGATTTGCATCAGGCTTTGGCTGAGGCAGATTCTGAAGTTGCTAATCTTGTTTCAGCCCTTGGAGAGCAAGCCTCGATATCAAGA GTAAAGGGGACTCTCAAAGACCAAATTTCTGCTATAAAGCCTGTCTTGGAGGATTTAAGGCGCAAGAAAGATGAAAGGGTCAAAGAATTTCAGAAAATTCAGTCCCAGATTGTTCAGTTACTGGCACAGTTAGCGGGTAATGCTCACCATGACAATTCTTCTGATCCTCAAGTTGATGAATGTGATCTGACTGTGGTTAAGTTGGGAGAACTCAAGTCACAACTTCAAGAGCTTCAAAGAGAAAAG ACAGTAAGGGTTCAAAAGGTTAATGGCCACATTAGTTGCATCCATGAACTATGCATTGTAATGTCAGTTGACTTTTTTGAGACAATTAATAAGGTCTACCCGAGCTTGAGTGATTCTGCACATGGGCAGCCGAAGAGCATTAGCAATGATACACTTGCTAGACTAGCTGCAGTAGTTCATTCTTTAAAGCAAGAGAAACAACAAAGGCTGCggaag CTTCAAGATCTGGGAAGCACACTTGTAGAACTGTGGAATCTCATGGACACGCCAGTGGATGAGCAAAATGTATTTCATCATGTTACATGTTTGATTTGTTCATCTACTGATGAAATCTCAAGTCAAGGCTGCCTCGCTTTGGATGTCATTGAGAAG ACTGAGCTTGAAGTACAACGATTGAATATTGTGAAAGCAAGCAAGATGAAAGAACTGGTTTTGAAGAAGCAGAAGGAGATTGAAGAAATATACAAGGGAGTTCATGTGGATGTTGATTCAAATACAGAGCGGGAGATTCTCAACAATATTATAGATTCTG GAAATGTTGATTTATCTGATCTGCTAGCTGGTATGGATGACCAGATTATTAAAGCTAAAGAGCAAGCCTTGAGCAGAAAAGATATATTGGAAAAGATGGAGAAATGGAAATTTGCAGTTGAGGAGGAAGCCTGGCTTGAGAATTATGAAAGG gaTCAAAATCGTTATAGTGCTGGAAGAGGAGCGCATAAAAATCTAAAGCGTGCAGAAAAAGCGCGGACACTGGTCAGCAAAATACCAT CTCTTGTAGAGAATTTGAAAGCAAAAGTAATAGTCTGGGAAGAAGACAAAGGAATCCAGTTCATGTATGACAAG GTTCCTTTGTTGGAGACGTTGCGAGTGTATAATGTCTCTCGTCAAGAGCGAGAAGAGGAGAAGCGCAAAACTAGG GAGAAGAAACGTTTGCAAGAGCAACATGTTGCAGAACAAGAGACACTCTATGGGACAAAGCCAAGCCCAATGCGGGCTTTGACATCAAAGAAGCCGTTGGGACAAATTAACTCCAATACCGTGGGAGGGACCCCAGGAAGGCATGCCACAACTCCTCTGTCCCGGCATGGCATCTCAGCAGCTAAAGAACGGAGAGACAAAGCTACTGCTGCACCAATACCTGTAAACTATGTTGCTCTACCTAAGGATGACCCACCCGTGTCTCTCAGTGGTTTAGCAGCCGATTCTCCCTCCCAAACTGGTCAATTCTCTCGTTAG
- the LOC113308654 gene encoding 65-kDa microtubule-associated protein 1-like isoform X2 → MSVPVNKIFSSPILKTTTCGSLLQELQALAEADSEVANLVSALGEQASISRVKGTLKDQISAIKPVLEDLRRKKDERVKEFQKIQSQIVQLLAQLAGNAHHDNSSDPQVDECDLTVVKLGELKSQLQELQREKTVRVQKVNGHISCIHELCIVMSVDFFETINKVYPSLSDSAHGQPKSISNDTLARLAAVVHSLKQEKQQRLRKLQDLGSTLVELWNLMDTPVDEQNVFHHVTCLICSSTDEISSQGCLALDVIEKTELEVQRLNIVKASKMKELVLKKQKEIEEIYKGVHVDVDSNTEREILNNIIDSGNVDLSDLLAGMDDQIIKAKEQALSRKDILEKMEKWKFAVEEEAWLENYERDQNRYSAGRGAHKNLKRAEKARTLVSKIPSLVENLKAKVIVWEEDKGIQFMYDKVPLLETLRVYNVSRQEREEEKRKTREKKRLQEQHVAEQETLYGTKPSPMRALTSKKPLGQINSNTVGGTPGRHATTPLSRHGISAAKERRDKATAAPIPVNYVALPKDDPPVSLSGLAADSPSQTGQFSR, encoded by the exons atgtCGGTTCCTGTGAACAAGATCTTCTCTTCTCCAATTTTAAAGACCACTACTTGCGGTTCTCTTCTCCAAGAATTACAG GCTTTGGCTGAGGCAGATTCTGAAGTTGCTAATCTTGTTTCAGCCCTTGGAGAGCAAGCCTCGATATCAAGA GTAAAGGGGACTCTCAAAGACCAAATTTCTGCTATAAAGCCTGTCTTGGAGGATTTAAGGCGCAAGAAAGATGAAAGGGTCAAAGAATTTCAGAAAATTCAGTCCCAGATTGTTCAGTTACTGGCACAGTTAGCGGGTAATGCTCACCATGACAATTCTTCTGATCCTCAAGTTGATGAATGTGATCTGACTGTGGTTAAGTTGGGAGAACTCAAGTCACAACTTCAAGAGCTTCAAAGAGAAAAG ACAGTAAGGGTTCAAAAGGTTAATGGCCACATTAGTTGCATCCATGAACTATGCATTGTAATGTCAGTTGACTTTTTTGAGACAATTAATAAGGTCTACCCGAGCTTGAGTGATTCTGCACATGGGCAGCCGAAGAGCATTAGCAATGATACACTTGCTAGACTAGCTGCAGTAGTTCATTCTTTAAAGCAAGAGAAACAACAAAGGCTGCggaag CTTCAAGATCTGGGAAGCACACTTGTAGAACTGTGGAATCTCATGGACACGCCAGTGGATGAGCAAAATGTATTTCATCATGTTACATGTTTGATTTGTTCATCTACTGATGAAATCTCAAGTCAAGGCTGCCTCGCTTTGGATGTCATTGAGAAG ACTGAGCTTGAAGTACAACGATTGAATATTGTGAAAGCAAGCAAGATGAAAGAACTGGTTTTGAAGAAGCAGAAGGAGATTGAAGAAATATACAAGGGAGTTCATGTGGATGTTGATTCAAATACAGAGCGGGAGATTCTCAACAATATTATAGATTCTG GAAATGTTGATTTATCTGATCTGCTAGCTGGTATGGATGACCAGATTATTAAAGCTAAAGAGCAAGCCTTGAGCAGAAAAGATATATTGGAAAAGATGGAGAAATGGAAATTTGCAGTTGAGGAGGAAGCCTGGCTTGAGAATTATGAAAGG gaTCAAAATCGTTATAGTGCTGGAAGAGGAGCGCATAAAAATCTAAAGCGTGCAGAAAAAGCGCGGACACTGGTCAGCAAAATACCAT CTCTTGTAGAGAATTTGAAAGCAAAAGTAATAGTCTGGGAAGAAGACAAAGGAATCCAGTTCATGTATGACAAG GTTCCTTTGTTGGAGACGTTGCGAGTGTATAATGTCTCTCGTCAAGAGCGAGAAGAGGAGAAGCGCAAAACTAGG GAGAAGAAACGTTTGCAAGAGCAACATGTTGCAGAACAAGAGACACTCTATGGGACAAAGCCAAGCCCAATGCGGGCTTTGACATCAAAGAAGCCGTTGGGACAAATTAACTCCAATACCGTGGGAGGGACCCCAGGAAGGCATGCCACAACTCCTCTGTCCCGGCATGGCATCTCAGCAGCTAAAGAACGGAGAGACAAAGCTACTGCTGCACCAATACCTGTAAACTATGTTGCTCTACCTAAGGATGACCCACCCGTGTCTCTCAGTGGTTTAGCAGCCGATTCTCCCTCCCAAACTGGTCAATTCTCTCGTTAG